The following are encoded in a window of Astyanax mexicanus isolate ESR-SI-001 chromosome 6, AstMex3_surface, whole genome shotgun sequence genomic DNA:
- the si:ch211-79k12.1 gene encoding uncharacterized protein si:ch211-79k12.1: MMKVCFILATVLLTILRSGHASLSVKGPAGPVVEGEEVTLECINSVESEFNMSSVHFEKWSQHMKVWHRLDIDEYNYFYRRCFYYDMNVKREDGRLLLFLPRIQTWSAGPYRCVSENATDAMINSSLTYTIPVHYMREVSVFRDGLTTSFTRYFSSLQDLRVKLGDRVELECSTTASETPQYFWSKEGDDWIVPSSKLRLERVRDLDSGKYTCTAQHPTVDSLSKKRTISLTVLPEDAAWYETTTGRIALMASAAGVALLVIIVSTTACLCRRSKQRKGKGPIDDRSQKKPIYRNSVESLTSTAGDKQPLV, from the exons CTTCTCTTTCGGTGAAGGGACCGGCCGGACCTGTTGTGGAGGGGGAGGAGGTGACCCTGGAGTGCATCAACTCCGTTGAATCCGAATTCAACATGAGCTCAGTGCACTTTGAGAAGTGGTCACAG CACATGAAGGTGTGGCACCGGCTGGACATAGATGAGTACAACTACTTCTACCGTCGCTGTTTCTACTACGACATGAACGTGAAGAGAGAAGATGGCCgcctgctcctcttcctccccaGGATCCAGACCTGGTCTGCCGGACCCTACCGCTGTGTCTCTGAGAACGCCACGGACGCCATGATCAACTCGTCCCTGACTTACACCATACCTGTGCACT ATATGCGAGAGGTGTCCGTGTTCAGAGATGGCCTGACCACCTCGTTCACTCGCTATTTCAGCTCGCTGCAGGATCTGCGTGTGAAGCTCGGGGACAGGGTGGAGCTGGAGTGCTCCACCACAGCCTCGGAGACCCCTCAGTACTTCTGGTCCAAGGAG GGAGACGATTGGATTGTGCCCTCCAGTAAGCTGCGGCTGGAGCGCGTGAGGGACTTGGACAGTGGAAAGTACACCTGCACGGCTCAGCATCCCACTGTGGACTCCCTCTCCAAGAAACGCACCATCAGCCTCACTGTGTTGCCAG AGGACGCTGCGTGGTATGAAACGACGACCGGCCGCATCGCTCTGATGGCATCTGCTGCTGGAGTGGCTCTTCTGGTGATCATTGTGTCCACGACTGCCTGCCTGTGCCGCCGCTCCAAACAGAGGAAGGGCAAAGGGCCTAT TGACGACCGCTCCCAGAAGAAGCCCATCTACAGGAACAGTGTGGAATCTCTGACCTCCACCGCTGGGGACAAACAGCCTCtggtgtag